TTGCATCTTGATACTCAATTATTAGATCAACTCTTGGAAAAGAATGATGTGGATAAATTTTGCCGAACCATTTTTAATGTTAATTGATAACAATTAACACAAAAAGCTAGTAAATGGTATTTTATGTTTGTTTTTATGAATTCATAAAATATCATTTGATTTAGAGTGTAGTTTATCAAGATTAATATTTTGAGTGTAAGTAGGGCGACCACACAGTAATGATTGTCTTAAAAATCTTAACCCGTAATGCCCTAAATTACTGAAACGCCATTTTATTAGATCAATTTTATTAACAGCATTAATTTTTTTGCTCATTAACTCCGCTATCTTTTTGCCTTCTTGACGATGCTCATCCATACGAGAAGAACTTAATTGATTTTGGTGGAGACGAAAACAAGCCACAGGAAAGTCATCTAAAAAACTAAACTTTGCTCCTTTTTGTAAAGCTCTGACAAAAAAATCTCGATCACCACTGAGAAAGTAACTTTCATCAAATCCATTGAGGGAGTCAAAAAGAGTTTTACGAAAAATAGTAGTTTGTTGAGAAAAACCTAATGTAGAAGATAAAAAGGCAGATTCGATATATTGAGGCTTACAGGGTTCATAAGAATAAACAAAACGCCCATACTCATCGGTATAATCACAGCGCCCGTAAACTACATCAGCATTTTCTTTATTTCCCAAAGCGATTAATTTAGCTAAACTATCACAGTATAACCAATCATCAGAATTTATATAAGCAACCCATTCCGTTGTGGCGTTTGCCAAACCACAGTTAATGGCACGATAAATATTTCCTTTTTCTGCATAAATAGTCTTTACACCCCATTTTTGACAAATTTCTAAAGTGCTATCCGTAGAACTGCTATCAACGACAATAATATTGACATCAACATTTACTTGATTTTTCAAAGAGTGTAATGTCGTGTCAAGGGTGAGGGCGCTGTTTAAAGTGGGAATTGCGTAAGTAATTTGATGTAAATATTTCATCTTAATTAAATAAAAAAATGCTTCTCATCGATTTTAATAGTGCAAACTGTTTTATCTAAGTTATCACTAATATTAGTTTATAGTAATAAATCCATACAATGTTTGATATAATCGAATAAATCGGCATTTAATGGCCTCGCTTCCCAAAATGTGACTTGACCTATTCGCTCTTGCAAAAATGCATTAAAATTAGTGGCTTGTTCTCGATACAAATTTCTGATGAATACTGCACTTGTTAAACATAACTGAGTCAAAAAAAGATAATATTGAATATTTTTAGTTTGTATTTGATTGGACATAATAGGAATTAAATAAAAAAATCCTGTCAGACAGGTCAAAAAATAAACAAGTCTGAAATTGAAACCAACAAAAAAAACAATTAAAAAGCTAATTAATAAAGTTATAAAATAGATTAATAAATTATATAAAGCTGGATTATTTTTAAAATTATTAGATGTTTTATTAAAGTTTATATTAAAAATATAAATAAGAAAAATGATTAAATTAATAATCAGTAAAGTCTCTCTACTTTGAAAATTTTCATTTCCACTTAAATAGAGATTTGCCCTGCCTTGTAAGGTATTGTTGCCAAAAGCAGATAAGATTGATAACAAAAAAAATAATACTTCGCGCCCAAACAGGATTAAAGTAATGGTTGAACCAGTCAATATTACTCCCAGTAAATACTTATTTTTATTACTAGCTAAACTTTTTTGAATAAATTGTAAATTCCCAGAAGAAAGCTTAAAAAACAATAAAGGCGTTAACAATAAAGATGTACTGTGAGTAATAAATGTAACTACAAATAATGAAGAAAATAGCAAAAAATTTTCTGTGAATAAGAAAATGATGATAAATACAAAAGAAAAGGTCTGGCGGAAATAGAAAAGTTGATTATAGTAACCATAACTCATAACGTTAATAAGAATCACTAACGGATAATATTTAGGAACAAACTTATAGGTTAGGATTATAAAAGAACTGTTAATCAGGAAAGCTGAAAATAGTAGAAAACTATTAGAATCTAAACCTAAAAATAACATTATGTATTTAATTGTTATCAGTGTTGTTGGTTCTTGTCCAATTTGTCTTAAATACTCTAGAGATTTGATCAAATTAAGATTAAAAATATCTTGAAACCACTGAAAATATCTTTGAGTATCTCCATAAACAAAGATGGTACTATTATAAATACTCAAAATTAAAATACAGGTAAATAAAATAGCTACTATATTGAATTTTAATGTTCTTTTCTGTAATAATTGCTGGAATTTATTATCTAAAATATTTTGTTGCAGAGCTAAATCTGATTCTTCTATTTGTAAATAAATTAATAAAGGAATCAAGGACAATATTGGAATATATAATAAAAAAAATAAACCGATAAATAGAACAATTAGTTGATAAGATTTAAAAGAAGCAAATAGTTGAAGAATTGCACAATTCAAGGTTGTGACTTTATTTTGTTGAAGTTCGCCAGAATCAAAGATTCTATTTATCATGTTCTAATAATGTAAAATAACTAATGGAGTTGTTGCAAGACAGCTTTTTAGGTAATACAGTCATCGAAGCAGTAAGAAGATTAATTACCAAAAAATATTTTTTGTAAGTATTACTTTGCCTATTCTTAGTGATTCATTATACAATAAGATAGGAACAATAGGGCAAGAATGATAAAACAGCGGTGTTAATGAGCATAGTGCTTTTTTTATTTTTTGTCCCTGTTTTCAATTCTGAATCAGATTAATAAAAGTAGTTTTAATATTATCAATGAAAGTAGCCCACATAATCCCATCCATTGCCCCTGTTAGAGGAGGTCCCAGT
The nucleotide sequence above comes from Cyanobacterium sp. T60_A2020_053. Encoded proteins:
- a CDS encoding glycosyltransferase, with product MKYLHQITYAIPTLNSALTLDTTLHSLKNQVNVDVNIIVVDSSSTDSTLEICQKWGVKTIYAEKGNIYRAINCGLANATTEWVAYINSDDWLYCDSLAKLIALGNKENADVVYGRCDYTDEYGRFVYSYEPCKPQYIESAFLSSTLGFSQQTTIFRKTLFDSLNGFDESYFLSGDRDFFVRALQKGAKFSFLDDFPVACFRLHQNQLSSSRMDEHRQEGKKIAELMSKKINAVNKIDLIKWRFSNLGHYGLRFLRQSLLCGRPTYTQNINLDKLHSKSNDIL
- a CDS encoding EpsG family protein encodes the protein MINRIFDSGELQQNKVTTLNCAILQLFASFKSYQLIVLFIGLFFLLYIPILSLIPLLIYLQIEESDLALQQNILDNKFQQLLQKRTLKFNIVAILFTCILILSIYNSTIFVYGDTQRYFQWFQDIFNLNLIKSLEYLRQIGQEPTTLITIKYIMLFLGLDSNSFLLFSAFLINSSFIILTYKFVPKYYPLVILINVMSYGYYNQLFYFRQTFSFVFIIIFLFTENFLLFSSLFVVTFITHSTSLLLTPLLFFKLSSGNLQFIQKSLASNKNKYLLGVILTGSTITLILFGREVLFFLLSILSAFGNNTLQGRANLYLSGNENFQSRETLLIINLIIFLIYIFNINFNKTSNNFKNNPALYNLLIYFITLLISFLIVFFVGFNFRLVYFLTCLTGFFYLIPIMSNQIQTKNIQYYLFLTQLCLTSAVFIRNLYREQATNFNAFLQERIGQVTFWEARPLNADLFDYIKHCMDLLL